In Psychrobacter ciconiae, the following are encoded in one genomic region:
- the pnuC gene encoding nicotinamide riboside transporter PnuC — MIELLFGQYADYPAAFVALELIAVSFGVASVLLASRLSILVFPVGIISTAIFVYLLWEWQLFGDMLINAYYTAMSVYGWLNWSKNQTATHEPQVEHIQKRDLPLLALLGSVTAAFVGVVYYFRPVINNHFSFEGTALGLDLFTWVDVTDMLTTALFLIAMWLMARRKIEHWLVWIVADSISVPLYLYKGLTFTALQYVVFTLIAIKAYYDWKQSFARQSDPNYA; from the coding sequence ATGATTGAGTTGTTATTTGGGCAATATGCCGATTATCCCGCGGCGTTTGTTGCTCTTGAGCTGATTGCGGTCAGCTTTGGGGTGGCAAGTGTGCTGCTGGCATCACGGCTAAGTATTTTGGTGTTTCCGGTCGGAATTATTAGCACCGCCATTTTTGTGTATTTACTTTGGGAGTGGCAGCTGTTCGGCGATATGCTGATTAATGCTTATTATACTGCCATGAGTGTTTACGGTTGGCTCAATTGGTCAAAAAATCAAACCGCCACTCATGAGCCGCAAGTTGAACACATTCAAAAGCGCGATTTGCCATTACTTGCCCTTTTAGGCAGCGTGACGGCAGCCTTTGTCGGGGTGGTTTATTATTTTCGTCCTGTAATTAACAATCACTTTAGCTTTGAGGGCACAGCGCTTGGGCTTGATTTGTTCACTTGGGTCGATGTGACGGATATGCTGACGACGGCGCTATTTTTAATCGCCATGTGGCTGATGGCGCGGCGCAAGATTGAGCACTGGCTGGTTTGGATTGTCGCTGACAGCATCTCGGTGCCGCTGTATTTATACAAAGGTCTCACCTTTACTGCGCTACAATATGTGGTATTTACCCTAATTGCTATCAAGGCTTATTATGACTGGAAACAAAGCTTTGCCCGACAATCTGACCCAAATTACGCCTAA
- a CDS encoding AAA family ATPase, translating into MTGNKALPDNLTQITPNTVKTVTILGAESTGKTTLCQDLAAAFNSPFVLEFMREYLQKKWDELQLTCTWEDLIPITQGQINLENAQAKIAAKSGGYLFCDTCLFELMVYSYWYYGDCPKALEAAALSHHYDLVLLTCVDIPWVADDLRDSPNDRDAISDFFEMMLNRYQIPFYNVGGSRDNRVQLVATLLAER; encoded by the coding sequence ATGACTGGAAACAAAGCTTTGCCCGACAATCTGACCCAAATTACGCCTAATACGGTCAAGACGGTCACCATTTTGGGGGCAGAATCTACCGGAAAAACCACGCTTTGCCAAGATTTGGCAGCAGCGTTTAACAGCCCGTTCGTTTTGGAGTTTATGCGTGAGTATCTGCAAAAAAAATGGGATGAGCTGCAATTAACCTGCACTTGGGAGGATTTAATCCCTATTACCCAAGGTCAAATCAACCTTGAAAATGCCCAAGCGAAAATCGCCGCGAAATCGGGCGGTTATTTATTTTGCGATACTTGCTTGTTTGAACTCATGGTGTATTCTTATTGGTATTATGGCGACTGCCCAAAAGCCCTTGAAGCGGCGGCGCTTTCTCATCATTATGATTTGGTATTGCTCACTTGTGTCGATATTCCTTGGGTTGCTGATGATCTGCGCGACAGTCCAAACGATCGCGATGCCATCAGTGATTTTTTTGAAATGATGCTCAATCGCTATCAAATTCCTTTTTATAACGTTGGCGGCAGTCGAGATAATCGGGTTCAGCTCGTTGCAACTTTGCTTGCTGAACGTTAA
- a CDS encoding beta-ketoacyl-ACP synthase III — protein sequence MTTCITGTGLYIPPFSISNEELVTSFNKYVDNYNEEHASAIEAGERTALQHSSAEFIEKVSGIKSRYVVEKEGILDPEIMAPVIPRRDMEKELSVAAEMGTAALKDALKDAGLEASDLDGIILACSNFPRTYPALSIEIQNAIGMEGGFAFDMNVACSAATFGIAQAEGNIKTGLAKRVAMVNVEISSAHLNWRNRDSHFIFGDVATACIIEDLDTPKGYEVLNAKLFTQFSTNIKNEYGFMDRSEFLAAGTEMYPDIKEPVTHKLFLQNGRKVFREVCPKVSEIISEQLQNNQIAPKDIKMLWLHQANCNMIDLILRSVVGKDADKAIAPMVIDEFANTSSASPMIVFHRYKDALQSGDLGVICSFGAGYSIGSVLVRKV from the coding sequence ATGACCACTTGTATCACTGGCACCGGTCTTTATATTCCCCCGTTTAGCATCAGCAATGAAGAGCTGGTCACCTCGTTTAATAAATACGTTGATAACTATAACGAAGAACACGCAAGCGCAATTGAGGCGGGCGAGCGCACGGCGCTTCAGCACTCATCTGCTGAATTTATCGAAAAGGTTTCTGGCATCAAATCGCGCTACGTGGTCGAAAAAGAAGGCATTTTAGACCCTGAAATTATGGCGCCGGTCATTCCGCGCCGCGATATGGAAAAAGAGCTGTCCGTGGCAGCTGAAATGGGAACAGCAGCGCTCAAAGACGCGCTAAAAGATGCTGGACTTGAAGCTAGTGACTTGGACGGCATTATCCTTGCCTGCTCAAACTTTCCGCGAACGTATCCGGCGCTGTCTATCGAAATCCAAAATGCCATTGGCATGGAAGGCGGCTTTGCGTTTGATATGAACGTCGCTTGTAGCGCGGCGACCTTTGGTATCGCTCAGGCTGAAGGCAACATCAAAACTGGACTTGCCAAACGTGTGGCAATGGTGAACGTTGAAATCAGCTCAGCGCATCTCAACTGGCGCAACCGTGACAGCCATTTTATCTTTGGTGATGTGGCAACGGCTTGTATTATTGAAGATTTGGACACGCCAAAAGGTTATGAAGTTTTAAACGCCAAATTGTTCACCCAGTTTTCGACCAACATCAAAAACGAGTACGGCTTTATGGACCGCTCGGAGTTTTTAGCGGCGGGCACCGAGATGTATCCTGACATCAAAGAGCCCGTGACTCATAAGTTATTTTTGCAAAATGGTCGCAAAGTATTCCGTGAAGTTTGTCCAAAAGTGTCGGAAATCATCAGCGAGCAGCTACAAAATAACCAAATCGCCCCAAAAGACATCAAAATGCTTTGGCTTCATCAAGCCAACTGCAACATGATTGACTTAATCTTGCGCTCGGTTGTTGGTAAAGATGCTGACAAAGCCATTGCCCCGATGGTGATTGATGAATTTGCCAATACCAGCTCAGCAAGCCCGATGATTGTGTTCCACCGCTACAAAGATGCGCTACAGTCTGGTGATTTGGGCGTGATTTGCTCGTTTGGGGCAGGGTACTCTATCGGTTCGGTCTTGGTTCGTAAGGTTTAA
- the prfA gene encoding peptide chain release factor 1 gives MKESLRLRLDQMSDRFEEVTALLSDPDVISDNQQFRALSVEHSDLMDITSLWQDYNRAEADIVDANEMLSDTVDGDMKQMLQEEIEQAKDSIAQMEETLNVMMLPKDPNDKVPAFLEIRAGTGGDEAAIFSGDLFRMYQKYAQTQGWTVEVLSANEGEHGGYKEIISRVSGNSVYGRLKFESGAHRVQRVPETESQGRVHTSACTVAVMPEVEIDDSVELNPADIKMDTFRSSGAGGQHVNTTDSAVRLTHIPTGTVVECQQERSQHKNRDKAMKMLISKIQQAKVQAQVDVADSIRRDLVGSGDRSERIRTYNFPQGRMTDHRINLTLYKLDAIMEGDLDELLDALLREHQADLMASIGGDA, from the coding sequence ATGAAAGAATCCTTACGCCTGCGCCTTGATCAAATGAGCGATCGCTTCGAAGAGGTCACCGCGCTGCTGTCTGACCCTGACGTCATCAGCGACAACCAGCAGTTTCGTGCCTTGTCGGTCGAGCACAGCGATTTGATGGACATCACCAGTCTTTGGCAAGACTATAACCGCGCCGAAGCTGATATTGTTGACGCTAATGAGATGCTGAGCGATACCGTTGATGGCGACATGAAGCAAATGCTGCAAGAGGAAATCGAGCAAGCAAAAGACAGCATCGCGCAGATGGAAGAAACGCTCAACGTCATGATGCTGCCTAAAGACCCGAACGATAAAGTTCCGGCGTTTTTAGAAATCCGCGCAGGAACGGGCGGCGATGAGGCGGCGATTTTTTCAGGCGACTTGTTTCGAATGTATCAAAAATACGCCCAGACCCAAGGTTGGACGGTGGAAGTGTTATCGGCAAACGAGGGCGAGCACGGCGGCTATAAAGAAATCATCAGCCGCGTCTCTGGCAACAGCGTTTATGGTCGCTTAAAGTTTGAATCTGGCGCGCACCGCGTTCAGCGCGTCCCTGAAACCGAAAGCCAAGGTCGCGTCCACACCTCAGCTTGTACGGTGGCGGTGATGCCGGAAGTTGAAATTGATGATTCGGTGGAATTAAATCCTGCCGACATTAAAATGGATACTTTTCGCTCAAGTGGCGCAGGTGGTCAGCACGTGAACACCACGGATTCGGCGGTTCGCTTAACCCACATTCCAACCGGAACGGTGGTTGAATGTCAGCAAGAGCGTAGCCAACATAAAAACCGCGATAAAGCCATGAAAATGCTGATTTCAAAAATTCAGCAAGCCAAGGTTCAAGCTCAAGTTGATGTTGCCGATTCTATCCGCCGTGATTTGGTGGGCAGTGGCGATCGTAGCGAGCGCATCCGGACTTATAACTTTCCGCAAGGTCGAATGACCGACCACCGGATTAACTTAACGCTTTATAAGCTTGATGCCATTATGGAAGGCGACTTGGACGAGCTGCTTGATGCGCTGCTTCGGGAGCACCAAGCCGACTTGATGGCAAGTATTGGCGGTGACGCTTAA
- the lysS gene encoding lysine--tRNA ligase, whose protein sequence is MAKQSNQDPTAQPTLEETNELIAQLQSKLDDIKASGKQPYPNQFKRTDFAADLQAQFDGVSKEDIEAKAAAGEKVQVQVAGRVMLNRGAFIVIQDMSGRIQLYVARKELDEDTLALIKSLDLGDIIGVTGYIGRSGKGDLYVHIESLELLTKSLRPMPNKFHGLADIEARYRSRHLDLMTNEASRNTFIIRSQVISGIRKFMLGERFMEVETPMMHPIPGGAVARPFITHHNALDMPLYLRIAPELYLKRLVVGGFEKVFEINRSFRNEGVSTRHNPEFTMIEFYQAYADYRDLMDLTERLFNELANDILGTTEITYQGEAISLKAPFARLSMVDAIAKYAENFDMSQINNRDYLADYAQNVLKQQVKDVFGVGKLQTIIFEETAEHQLRQPTFITEYPAETSPLARRSDDNPEITDRFELFVGGRELANGFSELNDPADQAERFHGQVAEKDAGDDEAMHFDEDYIEALSYGLPPTAGEGIGIDRLVMLFTDSASIRDVILFPHMRRKVEK, encoded by the coding sequence ATGGCAAAGCAAAGCAACCAAGACCCGACCGCCCAACCCACGCTTGAAGAAACCAACGAGCTGATTGCCCAGTTGCAATCAAAGCTTGACGACATCAAAGCCTCAGGAAAGCAGCCGTATCCCAACCAGTTTAAACGCACCGATTTTGCAGCAGATTTGCAAGCTCAGTTTGACGGCGTCAGCAAAGAAGATATTGAGGCAAAGGCAGCGGCAGGCGAGAAGGTTCAGGTTCAAGTTGCCGGTCGCGTGATGCTCAATCGCGGCGCGTTTATTGTTATCCAAGACATGAGCGGTCGTATCCAGTTGTACGTTGCTCGAAAAGAGCTTGATGAGGACACGCTAGCCTTGATTAAATCGCTTGATTTGGGCGATATCATTGGCGTTACAGGCTATATTGGTCGCTCAGGAAAAGGCGATTTGTATGTTCATATTGAAAGCTTAGAGCTGTTAACCAAATCACTGCGCCCCATGCCAAACAAGTTTCATGGGTTGGCTGACATCGAAGCGCGCTACCGCAGCCGGCATTTGGATTTGATGACCAATGAAGCCAGCCGAAACACTTTTATTATTCGAAGTCAGGTGATCAGCGGCATTCGCAAATTTATGCTGGGTGAGCGCTTTATGGAAGTGGAAACGCCCATGATGCACCCCATTCCTGGTGGCGCGGTGGCAAGACCTTTTATCACTCATCATAATGCGCTTGATATGCCGCTTTATTTACGAATTGCGCCCGAATTGTATTTAAAGCGTTTGGTCGTTGGCGGCTTTGAAAAAGTGTTTGAAATCAATAGAAGCTTCCGTAATGAAGGCGTGTCAACGCGGCACAATCCTGAATTTACCATGATTGAGTTTTATCAAGCTTATGCCGATTATCGTGACTTGATGGACTTAACCGAGCGCTTATTTAACGAGCTTGCCAATGATATTTTGGGAACGACCGAAATCACCTATCAAGGTGAAGCCATTAGCTTAAAAGCACCGTTTGCGCGCTTATCGATGGTTGATGCGATTGCCAAATACGCTGAAAACTTTGACATGAGCCAAATTAATAACCGCGATTATTTGGCGGATTATGCACAAAACGTATTAAAGCAGCAGGTTAAAGACGTGTTTGGTGTTGGCAAATTGCAAACCATCATTTTTGAAGAAACGGCGGAGCATCAATTACGTCAGCCGACCTTTATCACTGAATATCCTGCAGAAACCTCGCCACTTGCGCGCCGAAGTGATGACAATCCGGAGATTACCGACCGCTTTGAATTGTTCGTCGGTGGTCGCGAGCTTGCCAACGGCTTTAGTGAATTGAACGACCCTGCCGACCAAGCCGAGCGCTTTCACGGTCAGGTCGCCGAAAAAGATGCTGGCGATGATGAAGCCATGCACTTTGATGAGGACTATATCGAAGCCTTATCTTATGGCTTGCCGCCAACGGCAGGCGAGGGAATTGGTATTGACCGCTTGGTGATGCTATTTACCGATTCGGCAAGCATTCGCGATGTGATTTTGTTCCCGCATATGCGCCGAAAAGTCGAGAAATAA